A part of Caretta caretta isolate rCarCar2 chromosome 1, rCarCar1.hap1, whole genome shotgun sequence genomic DNA contains:
- the TMEM140 gene encoding transmembrane protein 140 produces MGLLQQKTGACRLYWTMLLLAGGSFFLMLYALMWNAGNIINLPHKRIGFYNFCLWNQMAGELQCLEFKDLMDMGVGQVELVLARLCVYTVQVLCSFSPFLIIQAQCANTREAWEVTLVVLGLSAALLAGGLSLFLLQTWVWLHLSELSGGFMALAGAQALLLFQLFAAAVYVTWLKEVPEKGSPSPEKQAPALQV; encoded by the coding sequence ATGGGTCTGTTGCAGCAGAAAACTGGGGCGTGCCGGCTCTATTGGACCATGCTCCTCCTGGCTGGAGGGTCCTTTTTCTTGATGCTGTATGCCCTGATGTGGAATGCTGGAAACATCATCAACCTGCCCCACAAAAGAATCGGCTTCTACAACTTCTGCCTGTGGAACCAGATGGCTGGAGAGTTGCAGTGCCTAGAATTCAAGGACCTGATGGACATGGGGGTTGGCCAGGTTGAGCTAGTCCTGGCAAGGCTCTGTGTATACACTGTCCAGGTCCTCTGTAGCTTCTCCCCCTTTTTAATCATACAGGCCCAATGTGCAAACACCAGAGAGGCCTGGGAAGTGACCCTTGTGGTGCTGGGCCTCTCGGCTGCACTTCTGGCTGGTGGCCTCAGCTTGTTTCTGCTCCAGACCTGGGTTTGGCTTCACCTCTCTGAACTCAGTGGGGGTTTCATGGCGCTAGCTGGGGCTCAGGCCCTGCTGCTGTTCCagctttttgctgctgctgtgtatgtCACGTGGCTCAAGGAGGTTCCTGAAAAGGGAAGCCCTTCCCCTGAGAAGCAGGCCCCAGCCTTGCAGGTCTGA